The following proteins are encoded in a genomic region of Flammeovirga pectinis:
- a CDS encoding lipid A-modifier LpxR family protein: MKFHYYFFLLLSLLINTTVLAQEKAKDKDPFYIRLTVDEDLFLVQSTDQFYSFGAEIKVGFKGLDNKFTRSFLFAQKEGHSLFDFGIVHKMYTPRNSQLTEVDSSDIPYCGVTYLSITRQAFNPSNGLVIKTRLDVGFVGELSGAKAFQNGFHNLIGNGSIDGWDNQIANGLYLNYTAEVMHNFISSFKYSDVFLVGRGTVGTMDMSFEGSLFLRLGIFNDYFVQAERPYSKKTNLDNFYSIRKTRYSKAKYAESFWIGDEEVRRSAISNWVHHHFKPNQFYVKFITGAELNLYDGEMSGSLISFESSPYVIPYNMTPKLLYKVSIGFVLSYHFGSLEYNWDRITYDPENNFPPYYPKWGRFNINLNL; the protein is encoded by the coding sequence ATGAAATTTCACTATTATTTCTTTTTACTTCTTTCTTTACTTATTAATACAACGGTTCTTGCTCAAGAAAAAGCTAAGGATAAAGACCCCTTCTATATACGCTTAACGGTTGATGAAGATTTATTTTTAGTGCAATCTACAGATCAGTTTTATAGTTTTGGAGCAGAAATAAAAGTAGGGTTTAAAGGACTTGATAATAAGTTTACACGTTCTTTTTTATTCGCTCAGAAAGAAGGACATAGTTTATTTGATTTTGGTATTGTGCATAAAATGTATACTCCAAGAAACTCTCAACTTACAGAAGTAGACTCTTCTGATATTCCATATTGTGGTGTAACCTACCTGTCTATAACAAGGCAAGCATTTAATCCTTCTAATGGTTTAGTTATTAAAACCCGTTTGGATGTTGGGTTTGTAGGTGAACTTTCGGGAGCAAAAGCTTTCCAAAATGGTTTTCATAATTTAATTGGAAACGGTAGTATTGATGGTTGGGACAATCAAATTGCCAATGGTTTATACCTTAATTATACAGCCGAGGTAATGCATAACTTTATTTCTTCTTTTAAATATTCTGATGTCTTTCTTGTTGGTAGAGGTACTGTAGGTACAATGGATATGTCTTTTGAAGGTTCTCTATTTTTACGTTTAGGCATCTTTAATGATTATTTTGTACAAGCTGAACGACCTTACTCTAAGAAAACAAACCTAGATAATTTCTATTCGATAAGAAAAACACGTTACTCGAAAGCAAAATATGCAGAATCTTTTTGGATCGGTGATGAAGAAGTGAGAAGGTCTGCTATATCTAATTGGGTACATCATCACTTTAAGCCAAACCAGTTCTATGTAAAATTTATTACTGGTGCAGAACTAAATTTATATGATGGAGAGATGTCTGGTAGCCTTATATCTTTTGAATCCTCTCCATATGTAATTCCGTATAACATGACTCCAAAATTACTTTACAAGGTATCTATCGGGTTTGTTCTGTCTTATCATTTTGGTTCTTTAGAATATAACTGGGATAGAATTACCTATGATCCTGAAAATAATTTCCCTCCTTATTATCCTAAATGGGGTAGATTTAATATTAATCTAAATCTTTAA
- a CDS encoding helix-turn-helix domain-containing protein, translating into MKVASFSRTSLPEFISKYLNCTGTTEEFGLTTSAYDWQSRCACGGIRSIQFKGCSIYKVKVRCFTIAPQIISFDQSKKYFVFNVDENETANFSILDTPKSLQKQHFVIYHQIDLKIEINQNTNGELIILELSDTYFNQSVFTSSLEEMMKPIFNQKSLHVAKYNIKVQQLLYEITETPKRGLCQLMFLNAKIIEVLSEITELFSKEETEVTNQYTAQVLSVKQAIDNNLHVQYSIPDLAKSVGLNTSYLKKYFKDAYKETIFEYATRTRIEHAKQLLTTTQLPISTVAEKVGYQQSAHFTYAFKKNTGFTPGKYRQQQINL; encoded by the coding sequence ATGAAAGTAGCATCCTTTTCGCGTACATCTCTTCCTGAATTTATTAGTAAGTATCTTAATTGTACAGGTACAACTGAGGAATTTGGCTTAACTACATCTGCCTACGATTGGCAATCAAGATGTGCGTGCGGAGGCATACGTTCTATACAATTTAAGGGTTGTAGTATTTATAAAGTAAAGGTGAGGTGCTTTACTATTGCACCTCAAATTATTTCATTCGACCAAAGTAAAAAGTATTTTGTTTTTAATGTTGATGAAAATGAAACAGCTAACTTTTCAATTTTAGATACGCCAAAGTCACTTCAAAAACAGCACTTTGTCATTTACCATCAAATTGATTTAAAAATAGAAATCAATCAAAACACCAACGGAGAACTTATCATTTTAGAGCTTTCTGATACTTATTTTAACCAAAGTGTTTTTACGTCTTCATTAGAAGAAATGATGAAACCCATCTTTAATCAAAAATCACTTCATGTAGCAAAGTACAATATTAAGGTACAGCAACTTTTATATGAAATTACAGAAACGCCCAAAAGAGGACTTTGCCAATTGATGTTCTTAAATGCAAAAATTATTGAGGTACTTTCTGAAATTACTGAACTCTTTTCTAAGGAGGAAACTGAAGTGACAAATCAATATACAGCACAAGTACTGAGTGTTAAACAGGCAATAGATAATAACTTACATGTTCAATATTCTATTCCAGATTTAGCCAAATCTGTAGGTTTAAATACGTCTTATTTAAAAAAATATTTTAAAGATGCCTACAAGGAGACAATTTTTGAATATGCTACAAGAACTAGAATTGAACATGCTAAACAATTACTTACTACTACACAATTACCTATAAGCACTGTTGCAGAAAAGGTTGGTTACCAACAGAGTGCGCATTTTACGTATGCGTTTAAAAAGAACACAGGTTTTACACCAGGAAAATATAGACAGCAACAAATAAATTTATAG
- a CDS encoding sirohydrochlorin chelatase: protein MKNGLNIFLTILLFGMISCTTKQETKEISVATSQEKIAVLLVNHGSHSEGWRKMLTDIEKDVEGDIMKSGEISEVRTAFMEYTEPSIATQMKKFDAEGYDRVIVVPIFLTISSHTSNDIPNIVGLANDPKVKANLKEEGIETYTSNARVIVTPLLDFPTVLKKNITRRAKALSNGSGDEGVALIAYGDEEFNQQWEEMVEDIGRYLKAQTGIGSISYGWCGHLVRYSSEPTKKAIDQILDLEERAIVIPVLVANDEHFQGEIIQNGVDMVEDQKRVVYKQDAILPDANINKWVVKIVAETVAEVTGKTVAKN from the coding sequence ATGAAAAACGGACTTAATATATTTTTGACTATTCTACTTTTTGGAATGATTTCTTGTACTACTAAGCAAGAAACAAAAGAAATATCGGTAGCTACTTCTCAAGAAAAAATTGCAGTGTTATTAGTTAACCATGGTTCTCACTCAGAAGGGTGGAGAAAAATGTTGACTGATATTGAAAAAGACGTAGAAGGTGATATCATGAAAAGTGGTGAAATTTCTGAGGTGCGTACAGCATTTATGGAATATACAGAACCATCTATTGCTACTCAGATGAAAAAATTTGATGCAGAAGGGTACGATAGAGTAATTGTTGTTCCTATCTTTTTAACAATCTCATCGCATACAAGTAACGATATTCCAAATATTGTGGGATTAGCAAACGATCCGAAAGTAAAAGCAAACTTAAAAGAAGAAGGAATAGAAACATACACATCTAATGCTAGAGTAATTGTTACTCCGTTATTAGATTTCCCAACCGTATTAAAGAAAAATATTACACGTAGAGCAAAAGCATTATCTAATGGTTCTGGCGATGAAGGTGTTGCTTTAATTGCTTATGGTGATGAAGAATTTAACCAACAATGGGAAGAAATGGTTGAAGACATTGGACGTTATTTAAAAGCACAAACAGGTATTGGTTCTATTTCTTACGGATGGTGTGGTCACTTGGTAAGGTATTCTTCTGAACCTACAAAAAAGGCAATTGATCAAATTCTTGATTTGGAAGAAAGAGCTATCGTTATTCCTGTTCTTGTGGCTAATGATGAACATTTCCAAGGTGAAATTATCCAAAATGGTGTAGATATGGTAGAAGATCAGAAACGTGTTGTTTACAAGCAAGATGCAATTCTTCCTGATGCTAACATCAACAAGTGGGTAGTGAAAATTGTTGCAGAAACAGTGGCAGAGGTTACTGGTAAAACGGTTGCTAAAAACTAA
- a CDS encoding FMN-binding protein, producing the protein MRLKIDYRKSVLTGIVLYVFAFFAYNGPLDRKGLHQNISTIENEFFAPKLVSAFKQKHTKEAGLISEGKSYILGEYGLIRPQKQKRTKESGLLSFESGMGESLHNKEWAEAIAKRLKKKYDDDAEIVVKMKGDLCYAEIYEGNKLRYLYFENLLHNTVQGFSGPIYMGVETTLSGRIEEVSYITSKETESYLRKVLRSGYLEQYQNLNMNSTVHVIDAVSGATITTRAMAEGVTEAFTATAPQVLSTYYTFDVDVFHVDAELTYWWILHAIVIAGIFLYAVLPQVKKTKKNRLFVSLFTMAYIGFGMNSSFTYITFLMPFMGTEVSLFLSIYALFTLLAAIWGKNAYCSYVCPFGAAQMITLRYSPFKSKKLFISNKQAEYLRYGLTLLLVGGFIYGYKELGNYELFPDLFSTEISSYWLYVAIAFIVVSAKYPMLWCRVACPTGCVLDGLKDLSTVKKAKGKKIVIPRKKIHKVAI; encoded by the coding sequence ATGCGCCTTAAAATAGATTATAGAAAATCTGTACTCACAGGGATTGTTCTTTACGTATTTGCCTTTTTTGCCTACAACGGACCATTGGACAGAAAAGGGTTACACCAGAATATTTCTACAATAGAAAACGAGTTCTTTGCTCCTAAATTGGTAAGTGCTTTTAAACAAAAACATACAAAAGAAGCAGGCTTAATTTCTGAAGGTAAAAGTTATATTTTAGGCGAATACGGATTAATTCGACCTCAAAAGCAAAAGAGAACCAAAGAATCGGGTCTACTTTCTTTTGAGTCGGGTATGGGAGAATCGCTACATAATAAAGAGTGGGCAGAGGCCATAGCAAAGCGCCTAAAAAAGAAATATGATGACGATGCCGAAATTGTTGTCAAAATGAAAGGAGATCTTTGCTATGCTGAAATCTATGAGGGTAATAAACTTCGTTATCTGTATTTCGAAAATTTGCTTCATAATACAGTTCAAGGTTTTTCTGGACCAATTTACATGGGTGTAGAAACTACTTTAAGTGGGCGCATTGAAGAGGTATCTTATATTACCTCTAAAGAAACAGAAAGTTACCTGAGAAAGGTATTAAGAAGTGGTTATCTGGAGCAGTATCAAAATTTAAACATGAATTCCACAGTTCATGTTATTGATGCTGTTTCTGGAGCAACTATTACTACAAGGGCAATGGCAGAAGGCGTGACAGAAGCATTTACCGCCACTGCTCCTCAGGTACTTTCAACGTATTATACTTTTGATGTGGATGTATTCCACGTCGATGCAGAATTAACGTATTGGTGGATTTTACATGCAATTGTTATAGCAGGAATATTTCTGTATGCAGTGCTTCCACAGGTAAAAAAGACGAAGAAGAATAGGCTTTTTGTATCCCTTTTTACAATGGCATATATAGGGTTTGGCATGAATAGCTCGTTTACGTATATCACTTTCTTAATGCCATTTATGGGTACAGAAGTCTCTCTTTTTCTATCAATTTATGCCTTATTTACATTACTAGCAGCTATTTGGGGAAAGAATGCTTATTGTTCTTATGTGTGTCCGTTTGGGGCTGCACAAATGATTACACTTAGATACTCTCCTTTCAAATCTAAAAAACTATTTATCTCTAATAAACAAGCCGAATATTTACGTTATGGGTTAACCTTACTATTAGTTGGAGGCTTTATTTATGGCTATAAAGAACTAGGAAATTACGAGTTGTTTCCAGATCTATTCAGTACAGAAATCTCTTCTTATTGGCTGTATGTAGCTATTGCCTTTATAGTTGTATCGGCAAAATATCCAATGCTTTGGTGTAGAGTGGCCTGTCCTACAGGTTGTGTATTAGATGGTTTAAAAGACCTTTCTACAGTAAAAAAAGCAAAGGGAAAAAAGATTGTTATACCAAGAAAGAAAATCCATAAAGTGGCTATTTAG
- a CDS encoding TonB-dependent receptor → MEAKKLISVLLLLCSTMVMAQTQKMSIDVIDATERLPLIGAHVCLESTTGKKMYFTTNAEGHVDVPYQQNTLCSVSFTGFKINKFIIKEKKAEKITLKPDLLLLDQVVKTGSITPQKVDESIYKINVIDGVTLEKQGVQTVQDALRFQPNINLTQDGVLGTKIVMQGLEGQHVKILIDGMPVVGRQDGNIDLSQLDASAIDHIEVIEGPMSVVYGSNALAGTINIITKENKYHKITAQAKVYAESVGVLSADANVSGAKKNHKWGISAGARLFNGFDLDNTSRAMNWNPKDQYNADIYYGYKWKGWDTKFGVRWGREELTYLGNYLSPNRAFDDKFTTDRITYYGQFNKQFANGDAFQGMLSYNTYNREGQQYFVKEDEGTSTAKGEATTDAFQTLNARLSYAKTINDWWKLTAGYELTEEQGQGAKIKDNAGMIENAVWTDMNISISERWAFQPGVRFLHHNAFDAPLIYSAHLKYDDTNSWAGRLSFAKGFRAPSLKELYMDFVDTNHQIYGNENLTPETSYSLTGSVSKNLELSESTVFRVEASGFYNHLFDVIELAQGQDGVSYVYTNVTQKKTHGGTFKVGYNNNNKLKIDAGVTLTGIGYDLQNTADFNFRYSTDFVSSVAYFWPTIDLSTRLDYKYTGARVQLMTSGEEGEITEGTVDAYNMLNFSTTKTFKNKRYSVTGGIKNIFDVTNVTNTTQGGAHSGASSMMIAWGRTYFLSLKINLSKI, encoded by the coding sequence ATGGAAGCAAAAAAACTTATTAGTGTACTCTTACTTTTGTGTTCAACAATGGTAATGGCACAAACACAAAAAATGTCTATTGATGTAATTGATGCAACAGAACGTTTGCCGCTAATTGGTGCACATGTTTGTTTAGAATCAACTACAGGCAAGAAGATGTATTTTACAACAAATGCAGAAGGACATGTAGATGTTCCTTATCAACAAAATACACTTTGTTCGGTATCTTTTACGGGTTTTAAAATCAATAAATTTATCATCAAAGAAAAAAAAGCGGAGAAGATAACTTTAAAGCCAGATTTATTGTTGTTAGATCAGGTGGTGAAAACGGGTAGTATTACTCCGCAAAAAGTAGACGAATCAATTTATAAAATTAATGTAATTGATGGGGTTACTTTAGAAAAACAAGGTGTGCAAACAGTACAAGATGCACTCCGTTTTCAACCTAATATTAACTTAACACAAGATGGTGTGCTCGGAACTAAGATTGTAATGCAAGGTTTAGAGGGGCAGCACGTAAAAATATTAATTGATGGTATGCCCGTAGTGGGTAGACAAGACGGAAATATTGATTTGTCGCAATTAGATGCTAGTGCAATTGACCATATAGAAGTGATAGAAGGACCAATGTCTGTTGTGTATGGATCGAATGCTTTGGCAGGGACTATTAATATTATAACGAAAGAAAATAAATACCATAAAATTACAGCACAGGCAAAAGTATATGCCGAGTCTGTTGGTGTATTAAGTGCTGATGCAAATGTATCAGGAGCCAAGAAAAACCACAAGTGGGGCATTAGTGCAGGAGCTAGATTGTTTAATGGTTTTGACTTAGATAATACTTCTAGAGCAATGAATTGGAATCCGAAAGACCAATACAATGCCGATATATATTATGGGTACAAATGGAAAGGTTGGGATACTAAGTTTGGTGTAAGATGGGGCAGAGAAGAACTTACTTATTTAGGAAATTACCTCTCTCCAAACAGAGCTTTTGATGATAAATTTACAACGGATAGAATAACATATTACGGTCAGTTTAATAAGCAATTTGCAAATGGAGACGCTTTCCAAGGTATGTTATCATACAATACTTATAACAGAGAAGGACAACAGTATTTTGTAAAAGAAGATGAAGGAACATCTACGGCCAAAGGAGAGGCAACAACAGATGCTTTTCAAACTTTGAATGCTCGTTTATCTTATGCTAAAACCATAAATGATTGGTGGAAATTAACGGCAGGGTATGAGTTGACAGAAGAACAAGGACAAGGAGCAAAAATAAAAGATAATGCAGGAATGATAGAAAATGCTGTATGGACAGATATGAATATTTCAATTTCAGAGCGTTGGGCATTTCAACCGGGCGTACGTTTTCTTCATCACAATGCTTTTGATGCTCCACTTATTTATTCTGCACATTTAAAATACGATGACACCAACTCTTGGGCAGGTAGATTATCTTTTGCAAAAGGTTTTAGAGCACCGTCTTTAAAAGAACTATACATGGATTTTGTAGATACAAACCATCAAATTTATGGTAACGAAAACCTTACTCCAGAAACCTCATACAGCTTAACAGGAAGTGTATCTAAAAACTTAGAACTGTCAGAAAGTACTGTTTTTAGGGTAGAAGCATCTGGTTTTTATAATCATTTATTTGATGTAATAGAATTGGCCCAAGGGCAAGATGGTGTTTCTTATGTATACACAAATGTGACACAGAAAAAAACACATGGAGGTACTTTTAAAGTAGGATACAACAACAATAATAAATTAAAAATTGATGCAGGAGTAACGTTAACAGGGATAGGTTACGATCTACAGAATACAGCAGATTTTAATTTTAGATATTCTACAGACTTCGTTTCATCGGTAGCTTATTTTTGGCCAACAATTGATTTGTCCACTAGGTTAGATTATAAATATACAGGGGCTAGGGTACAGTTAATGACTTCTGGAGAAGAGGGCGAAATAACAGAAGGGACTGTAGATGCTTACAATATGCTCAACTTCTCTACCACAAAAACTTTTAAAAATAAACGCTACTCGGTAACGGGTGGAATCAAAAATATCTTTGATGTAACCAATGTAACAAACACTACGCAAGGTGGGGCACACTCTGGAGCATCGAGTATGATGATTGCTTGGGGACGAACTTATTTCCTCTCTTTAAAAATTAATCTCAGTAAAATTTAA
- a CDS encoding HmuY family protein produces the protein MKKLVTLFIASLFITACTDDNNEPSVPEDTSSHEIQVALYSTPDVEVEMIGHDGQPAKTKLSYNRQVFVDLDAATETTNADTLGYHWNDAKYTHFDLWETGKDVAEGSQGWDLALAYYNGKTLDPSSGTEVPYMMTGGLINKGEVKAIRLNKEEIEAEGQTFVAYNNITYADANKLSLNEDVDAIGSDWKALDFATFTYQIVADQYYIIESSDQKLYKLAFTGFYSDEDGTKGFPKFKFQRLIAE, from the coding sequence ATGAAAAAATTAGTTACACTTTTTATCGCGTCTTTATTTATCACAGCTTGTACAGATGATAATAATGAACCTTCAGTTCCAGAAGATACTTCATCTCATGAAATTCAAGTTGCTTTATATAGCACTCCAGATGTTGAAGTAGAAATGATTGGTCATGATGGTCAACCAGCAAAAACAAAATTATCGTATAACCGTCAAGTTTTTGTAGACTTAGATGCGGCTACTGAAACTACAAATGCAGATACTTTAGGTTACCATTGGAACGATGCTAAATATACGCATTTCGATTTGTGGGAAACTGGTAAAGACGTTGCAGAAGGTAGCCAAGGATGGGACCTTGCTTTAGCCTATTATAATGGTAAAACTTTAGATCCAAGTTCTGGAACAGAAGTACCTTACATGATGACAGGAGGATTAATAAATAAAGGAGAAGTAAAGGCAATTCGCTTAAACAAAGAAGAAATTGAAGCAGAAGGTCAAACTTTTGTAGCGTACAATAACATTACTTACGCAGACGCCAACAAATTATCGTTAAATGAAGATGTGGATGCCATTGGTTCAGATTGGAAAGCATTAGATTTTGCCACTTTCACTTATCAAATAGTAGCAGATCAATATTATATTATCGAATCATCAGATCAGAAGTTATACAAACTTGCATTTACAGGTTTTTATAGTGATGAGGATGGAACGAAGGGTTTTCCAAAGTTTAAATTCCAAAGGTTAATCGCAGAGTAA
- a CDS encoding ChaN family lipoprotein: MKHFLFIATFILTSFIVNAQSRLKAYQIFDKDGKEVTFEEMSKALSTYDVVFFGELHNNPIAHWLQFELSQSLAKAKDNNIVFGAEMFEKDNQMVLDEYLQGFIKEKTMMKDGKAWDNHSTDYAPLVNFAKENNIPFIATNVPRRYASMVSKKGLPALEELSKMAKKKYIAPLPIEVPYELPSYKEMEAMMSGHGMSGQAKNFVAAQAIKDATMGYSIVKGLKKDNKGKLFLHFNGNFHSKNHEGTVWYVTKYNKKLTSGVISFVEQADVSKVADENKGNNEFTVVCTSNMTKTF, encoded by the coding sequence ATGAAACACTTCTTATTTATAGCCACATTTATTTTAACCTCTTTTATTGTGAATGCACAATCAAGATTAAAAGCCTATCAAATTTTTGATAAAGACGGTAAGGAAGTCACTTTCGAAGAAATGTCTAAGGCATTATCTACTTACGATGTAGTTTTCTTTGGTGAGTTACATAATAATCCTATTGCACACTGGTTACAATTTGAACTGTCGCAGTCGTTAGCAAAAGCAAAAGACAATAATATTGTCTTTGGAGCAGAAATGTTCGAGAAAGACAATCAGATGGTTTTAGATGAATATTTGCAAGGGTTTATAAAAGAGAAAACCATGATGAAAGATGGGAAAGCATGGGACAATCACTCTACAGATTATGCTCCTTTGGTTAACTTTGCAAAAGAAAATAACATTCCATTTATTGCCACAAATGTACCAAGACGTTACGCGAGTATGGTATCTAAAAAAGGATTACCAGCTTTAGAAGAACTTAGCAAAATGGCCAAGAAAAAATACATTGCCCCCCTACCAATAGAAGTACCTTACGAGTTGCCTTCTTACAAAGAAATGGAAGCAATGATGTCTGGTCATGGAATGTCTGGTCAGGCAAAAAACTTTGTAGCGGCACAAGCCATTAAAGATGCTACAATGGGTTATTCTATTGTGAAAGGTTTAAAGAAAGATAATAAAGGAAAATTGTTCTTACATTTTAATGGCAATTTCCACTCTAAAAATCACGAAGGAACAGTTTGGTATGTAACTAAGTACAACAAGAAATTAACCTCTGGTGTAATTTCTTTTGTAGAACAAGCTGATGTTTCTAAAGTAGCAGACGAGAACAAAGGCAATAATGAGTTTACAGTAGTATGTACTTCTAACATGACGAAGACGTTTTAG
- a CDS encoding mechanosensitive ion channel family protein produces the protein MNLKFILFLHFYLYIVFTSNANELDSLSFNDYSSVSEKQFIEEAIIHPLNPPNTSSPRATIVSFINNMKYSHQILKATYLKNIELPGYFISDSIKEEMYQAELIFDRATDCLDLSSFPPSIQKDMSFSRAIMLKEILDRIPIPDLEKIPNKRDVEYDLENKKHPQLSHWRIPKTEIILVKQATEDSQGQYLFSKETVERIPGFYEEIKHLPYKSENYISKNFYPFYISTPGLLIPPKWISLLPDWSTTMLLNQTIWQWSALLFFIAISIGVAKVLHYILIELMSDRSAVIKQWSKVLFITCCIIIIYFLNRLLNDQVNLVGNVLVGFKIGLEALFWLLFSFLTFHFTSAIAESIINTSNAKKIGLEATYTRAIFMVLSTILTFFVIVFGLSQIGLAVLPLVTGVGIGGIAIALAIRPTLENIIASFTIFADKPYRVNDRVQVLNYNGTIESIGIRSTRIRLLSGPLVTVPNEKMATVEIENIQKRPYLKRDFNIKIKHESSIEIVEKSVQIIKDVLAVPMNSNTPDHPNHAINNMEFPPKVFFNQINNDSFNIYVVFWYFPAEWWDFMEFSEKINFKIIKSLKEASIDFAFPTQTLQLQNSSKSKASTVD, from the coding sequence ATGAATCTTAAATTTATTTTATTTCTACATTTTTACTTGTACATAGTATTTACTAGTAATGCTAATGAGCTAGATTCTTTATCTTTTAATGATTATTCTAGTGTCAGTGAAAAACAATTTATTGAAGAGGCAATTATCCATCCATTAAACCCTCCAAATACATCAAGCCCTAGAGCTACAATTGTGAGTTTTATAAATAACATGAAATACTCTCATCAAATACTAAAGGCCACCTACCTAAAAAACATTGAATTACCAGGCTACTTTATTTCTGATAGTATTAAAGAAGAAATGTATCAGGCAGAATTAATTTTTGATAGGGCTACAGATTGTCTCGATTTAAGCTCATTTCCTCCTTCCATACAAAAAGATATGTCTTTTAGTAGAGCAATAATGTTAAAAGAAATACTTGATCGTATTCCAATTCCTGACTTAGAAAAGATACCAAACAAAAGAGATGTTGAATATGATTTAGAAAATAAAAAACATCCTCAATTATCGCATTGGAGAATACCTAAAACAGAAATTATTTTAGTTAAACAAGCTACTGAGGATAGCCAAGGTCAATATTTATTTTCTAAAGAAACTGTAGAGAGAATACCCGGTTTTTATGAAGAAATTAAGCACCTTCCCTATAAAAGTGAAAACTATATCTCTAAAAATTTCTATCCTTTTTATATAAGTACTCCTGGTTTACTTATTCCTCCTAAATGGATTTCTTTATTACCAGATTGGTCTACAACAATGCTATTAAATCAAACAATATGGCAATGGAGTGCTTTATTATTTTTTATTGCAATATCTATTGGTGTAGCTAAAGTACTTCATTATATATTAATAGAATTAATGAGCGATCGTTCTGCTGTTATAAAACAATGGAGTAAAGTCTTATTCATCACTTGTTGCATTATAATTATCTATTTTCTTAACCGTTTACTAAACGATCAGGTAAACCTTGTCGGTAATGTTTTAGTTGGTTTTAAAATAGGCTTAGAAGCACTCTTTTGGTTATTATTTTCTTTCCTAACTTTTCATTTTACATCTGCAATAGCAGAATCTATTATTAATACTTCTAATGCAAAGAAAATTGGTTTAGAAGCTACATATACTCGTGCTATCTTTATGGTTCTATCGACAATACTAACGTTTTTTGTTATTGTTTTTGGTTTATCTCAAATAGGTTTAGCCGTTTTACCATTAGTTACGGGTGTTGGTATAGGTGGTATTGCCATCGCACTAGCTATCCGCCCAACACTAGAGAATATTATTGCTAGTTTTACAATTTTTGCCGACAAACCCTATCGAGTAAACGACAGAGTTCAAGTATTAAATTATAATGGCACTATAGAATCAATTGGTATTCGTTCTACCAGAATCCGTCTATTATCTGGACCGCTAGTAACAGTTCCTAATGAAAAAATGGCCACAGTAGAAATTGAAAATATTCAAAAAAGACCTTATCTAAAAAGAGATTTTAATATTAAAATCAAACATGAATCTTCTATTGAAATAGTAGAAAAAAGCGTACAAATTATAAAAGATGTTCTTGCTGTGCCTATGAACAGTAATACACCAGACCATCCAAATCATGCAATTAATAATATGGAGTTTCCTCCAAAGGTATTTTTTAATCAGATAAATAATGATTCTTTTAATATCTATGTCGTATTCTGGTATTTTCCTGCCGAGTGGTGGGATTTTATGGAATTTTCTGAGAAAATAAATTTCAAAATCATTAAAAGTTTAAAAGAGGCTTCTATTGATTTTGCATTTCCAACACAGACATTACAATTACAGAATTCTTCTAAAAGTAAAGCATCTACTGTAGATTAG
- a CDS encoding MarC family NAAT transporter, producing MNTIEIAIITFLALLPISNPFATVPLFLSLTKGHTKEWSQQQALKASLFMAAILLTFLWSGAILIEFFGISIPAIRVAGGLIILKVGFEMLNPSKTDEISDEAKKEAKKMDDISFSPLAMPSLSGPGSISVVISMAAGSDNLAGYSAISLGILGVVFIAWLSMKSAPIIARFLGVTGLDALTRIMGFMLICIAFQFVLDGLGGYLGSASFLVPIIESLEQLQN from the coding sequence ATGAATACTATAGAAATAGCAATTATAACATTTTTGGCTCTTTTGCCAATATCTAATCCTTTTGCTACAGTCCCTTTATTTTTATCCTTAACTAAAGGACATACAAAAGAGTGGTCGCAACAGCAAGCTCTAAAAGCTAGTTTATTTATGGCTGCCATTCTACTTACATTCTTATGGTCTGGTGCTATCTTAATAGAGTTTTTTGGTATCTCTATTCCTGCTATTAGAGTTGCCGGTGGATTAATAATCTTAAAAGTAGGGTTTGAGATGCTAAACCCTAGCAAAACAGACGAAATATCTGATGAGGCAAAAAAAGAAGCTAAGAAGATGGATGATATTTCCTTTTCTCCATTAGCAATGCCTTCATTAAGTGGACCAGGTTCTATTTCTGTAGTTATAAGTATGGCAGCTGGATCTGATAACTTAGCTGGGTATTCTGCAATATCTCTAGGTATTTTGGGTGTTGTTTTTATTGCTTGGCTATCCATGAAAAGTGCACCTATAATAGCTCGCTTTCTTGGTGTTACAGGTTTAGATGCACTTACTAGAATTATGGGTTTTATGCTTATTTGTATTGCATTCCAATTCGTTTTAGACGGCCTTGGAGGGTATTTAGGTAGTGCTAGTTTTCTAGTACCTATCATTGAGAGTTTAGAACAATTACAAAATTAA